From Brachionichthys hirsutus isolate HB-005 chromosome 7, CSIRO-AGI_Bhir_v1, whole genome shotgun sequence, the proteins below share one genomic window:
- the pcgf5b gene encoding polycomb group RING finger protein 5-B, with translation MAATGRKHLVRDFNHFITCYLCRGYLIKPTTVTECLHTFCKGCIVQHFEDSNDCPKCGIQVHETNPLEMLRLDNTLEEIIFKLVPGLREKEEQQELDFWRKNQPKADAPENLRCQRFCLPDDGGDGDDGDDEDCHRSDPQIAICLDCLRSTGQAGERTVTDLMKRFIRCSSRVTVGTIKKFLSLKLKLPSSYELDVLCNGEIMGRDHTLEFIYMTRWRLHGDNTYPMVLEYRPRIDFG, from the exons aTGGCCGCCACAGGAAGGAAGCACCTGGTGAGAGACTTCAACCACTTCATCACCTGTTACCTGTGTCGGGGGTACCTGATCAAACCCACCACGGTCACCGAATGCCTGCACACCT TCTGTAAGGGTTGCATCGTCCAGCACTTTGAGGACAGTAACGACTGTCCTAAATGTGGGATCCAGGTCCACGAGACCAACCCGCTGGAGATGCTCAG GTTGGACAACACCCTGGAGGAGATCATCTTCAAGCTGGTGCCGGGACTCAGAGAAA aggaggagcagcaggagctggacTTCTGGAGGAAGAACCAACCCAAAGCAGACGCCCCCG AGAACTTGAGGTGTCAGAGATTCTGTCTTCCTGATGACGGAGGCGacggtgatgatggtgatgatgaagattgCCACAGGAGCGACCCTCAGAtagccatctgtctggactgcCTGCGCAGCACGGGTCAGGCGGGCGAGCGGACCGTCACG GACCTGATGAAGAGGTTCATCCGCTGCTCCAGTCGAGTCACCGTGGGAACCATAAAGAAGTTCCTCAGCCTCAAACTGAAGCTGCCCAGTTCTTACGAG CTGGACGTTCTGTGTAACGGAGAGATTATGGGCCGCGATCACACGCTGGAGTTCATCTACATGACCCGCTGGAGGCTGCACGGAGACAAC ACGTACCCGATGGTTCTGGAGTACCGGCCGCGGATCGACTTTGGCTGA